gtaatttatttttatatttttcttctcaaCTTTGAAACCTTCATTCAATAACTAcagatttcaaattattttgtgttttttcagttaaataaaaattaaagggaATATGATACTACCTGATATAATAGCTAtagattttgaaaaagaaaactaaaaatgtCTTCGACTTTCAGAATCTGATGTTTCATATTGATAATTGGGTATCATCCCCTCTACCAATACCATCTGTATCTATGGAGTTATTGGTGGAGATAAAGGGTTAGTTTCAGTGCGAGTTAAGGGATTCTCTGCGTGAAGCCAACaatgttataaatataattctCCTTGTTAAGATAATCCCTTTTAACAAATGTAAGCAATTATACATTCACTATGATGATGAAAACATGAAGAGCGCCAACAATTGAGATAAATTACAATCTCCATTCACATAATAACAAGTCTCCACACACTTTATATCCTAAATTCGCCATTTAATAGCGCCATCAAAAGCGCGCAAATACACAAacatcaaaaaaagaaaaaaaatagcctTTTGATTTAGACACCGAATTGAATACCAGGCGGAAACGTGAGAAGATGGGACATCAATTTCTCAAACGGCTTTGACGGTGGCGGAGGCGGCGGTGGGGTTGAGTGGGGCGCGAATGGCGGTGTCGTCGGGATCGTAATCTGGATCGAGACTTCGATCGATGGCTTCGCGACCCTTTTCAAGACAAGGTTTACATGCGATCTCTATTGTGATCCAACCTAGAAGAACTCCTACAACTGCTATCACCGCGCTCGTTATCGCACCCATCTCCTCTTTCACTCTCTCAACCTCAAATTTATTATCACTGTTACACTCACCATCATCAATCAAACTATCAAGTCCCTTTGTTGTGTTGTTGCTTCCCATTGGGCCACTATTTGGGCCCAGGAACAGGCAACACACTATGTCTCACTTTTCTCTTTACACTCCTCTCTCCCCCCGCTTTTTTCTTTACACTTTATTGTGGATTAAAACCACTGAAAAAATGTCGAATAAATAATTCCCAAGAGTATACTCCGTAGTCCCTGCTGTCAGAATAAAGAATTTAAACCACCAATCCTCAAACAAGATTGTTTCCCATGAAAAATACTTCTTGTctaaaccaaataaataaagaattcaaTCAAACTCTCATCTTCTATTTGATCAACTTAATGCGCCATTAGTTTTACAATATACATCCACTGACTGATTTGCAAACCCTTGACAAAGCTGGGGTTGGACCAATCTTTGCATTTtgctttatattattatataactcaATCAGATCATAATCTTATCAAACTAAATTAATAGATGCTCACCCTCttcagaaaaaaattaatagattcGTACATTAAAAAAGAGAGTAATAGCTCTTTTCAGAAGAGTCAAGCAAATAGGATATTTTCATTCGTACATTAACTCacccaaaagaataaaaatatatatctcacCCAAAAGTTGCGTCTAATTTCAACCACCAAACTACCTCCACCAACCAAAACCAATACGGAGGATCCAATTGCGCAAACTGTTTAATGGCTCAGAGATATTTTCATTCTTCAAGAAAAAACTTCAAAtatcaaaacaataaaaaaaattcaagcaaTGAATAATACTTCATCACGtggaatatattataattacgtGACAAGAATCGAATCATGCACATTAAAAAGAATTCGTGCCCTTTAATATAATCATCCACCTCAACTTAAAAAGCTGCAGCATTCACCCTCTATAATATTAACTGATATATGTATCCATCGTAACAAGCAAGCACCTCTCTTTTTCTCATATGCCCTTAAATGCATTAGAAGAACGTTCATTGTAGCGTTAAGAATTTGCCCACCTAACTCAAATCAAGCTTTACGTGCATCTCACTACATTCACCTTTTGGTCAACTTGCATTGACTTGCTTTATGCACTTAGAGGTGCACCACTACTTCCACTTGCACACCAACTGCACTAACTTTTATTATCTACACGGCTCTCTTTATACATCAAACGCAACCCCAAAATCAAAAGTCATAACATCACTCAATTGAAAGTGACTACCATCAAGAGAAACGAGGTGATAAAGATAGCCTTTGTGTCCTTACGAATAGAGGATCAATGtggaaacaaacaacaaaagagACAGAATGTAGAAACCCCAATGCACATATACAAGGATGGAATAAAAACCAAAATTCACTTGAAAGTGACATTTACATGTCTAGATAAAACTGAAAATTGTCAACTATGCCTAAGTTAACTGAACAATATTAAAGAATAGGAATAGTAGATTAAACTCTTTATACTTTATAATGTTAAATCGGCCGTGCATACAACATAATGTAATCCCACAATCTACCGGTTTCACAAATAGTTTTAGCCGACGTAGGTAAAGATGTTATTGTTAATACATCTTCTAGTTAGACCAACAATTTGATCTTGACTTTTTAATTACGTAATAATTACCAAATTACAGAACATTTTGAACATTTCGTACTGGTATCATATTATATAACACGATGGAGTTCCAGTCTCAGAACCCAGCACATTGATAAGGAAAAAGGCCTTATTCAAACAAGTACTATCCTGCTTATATCCTTTCAAAGATTGCATGTGATGTGGTTTTAGAAACAAATACAAGTGTAATTTCTGACAATGGAATCAAGTCATAGAGATATTCATCAAggagaaaatataattattgatgTACAACTAACACTGCCAAGCAACCACAAGAAGATACCATCACTGATACAATTCAAAAAACTGATTTAAAGTGTTCCTTCACACAGCTATTACAACTTTTAGACctctaataattatattaattacattttattgatACAACATTCGTGAGCATAATATTACAGGATAATGAAAAAACTAAGCAAACAGCACCTGAGAGCTTGAAGGAGTCAGATCTGACAAGCTTTCTGGTGCATCAATTACATGCCATCGAACACTGAAGTTCCATTTTTCCTTACAGCTTTCTTTTGGGTTCAGTCTAGTGATATGGCCAACGGCAACCAGAAGATTTCGACCCACAACATAAATATGACAATCACAAGCATTCACAGCAAAAGGCTTGCATATTTGCTCAGGCAAAGGAGGCccttctatggcttcccaggaATCATTTTCCGGTTCATAAACCTTTAGCTTCATTCTTTCGAGCTCCGAAACAACAAATAAGTGCCCGTAAACAACCACACTTGAACCGGTCCACCCTTCTCTGAGACCAACAGCCATATTTTCCCAGTTATTAGTTCTAGGATCATAGACCTGGCCTCTTGGTGAGACATAAAAAGGCCACAACCATCCTTCAGTAACCAGAAGTTTCCCATTGAGCACTGCAGCATCATAAGATGCCATGTTCGTTCCCATGTTGGCAATAGGGTGCCAACTCCCATTGAAAGGATCCAACACCTCAGCAGAATCAAGCTCATAAAGATCGGTACTATTTCCCCCAGCTACATAAATCATACCATCAATCACTCCACTAGCAAAAAATGACCTAGCAGTGATCATCCTATTCATCACAGTCCATCTATTCTTCTGCATCTCGTATTTCAACACCAAGTCAAGAGGGCAATCCACATCAGAGACCATGCCACCACAAACAAACAGCGTGCCATCAGGGGGGATCGAAACACACCTAAAACCATGAGGGCAAACCTTGTCCTTGCAAGGCATCGCAGGGATAGTGTGCCAAGAAAAGTGTGTGAGGTCAAGCACCTGCCACTGGATCTTCCCAGTGCACTTATGGTAAGCAAATACAAAAAGCCAAGGGTCTTTCAAACCAAATTGCTTCCTATTGGTGAAAAACCTCTCTTTGTTACCAAGTAGCATATGCCACCTCTTGCACACAGCTCTACAAGATGAGTGACTCTGAACCGGAAGCCGGAGAAGACAATTGAGAGCAACATCATCAGGAAGACCAGGAATTAAGGGTTCTTCTCTGAGAGAAAGCTCTAACTCAGGTGATGGATTTGCCAAAGCAGATTGGATCACAGCTAACCTAAACTTAGGAGATAATGTCATTTGAGGATCTCCTAGCTTGTGTACTGGTGCCTGCTGAGATG
The nucleotide sequence above comes from Glycine soja cultivar W05 chromosome 11, ASM419377v2, whole genome shotgun sequence. Encoded proteins:
- the LOC114374618 gene encoding uncharacterized protein LOC114374618 — its product is MGSNNTTKGLDSLIDDGECNSDNKFEVERVKEEMGAITSAVIAVVGVLLGWITIEIACKPCLEKGREAIDRSLDPDYDPDDTAIRAPLNPTAASATVKAV
- the LOC114374616 gene encoding F-box/kelch-repeat protein At1g30090-like → MQRVRFSSQQAPVHKLGDPQMTLSPKFRLAVIQSALANPSPELELSLREEPLIPGLPDDVALNCLLRLPVQSHSSCRAVCKRWHMLLGNKERFFTNRKQFGLKDPWLFVFAYHKCTGKIQWQVLDLTHFSWHTIPAMPCKDKVCPHGFRCVSIPPDGTLFVCGGMVSDVDCPLDLVLKYEMQKNRWTVMNRMITARSFFASGVIDGMIYVAGGNSTDLYELDSAEVLDPFNGSWHPIANMGTNMASYDAAVLNGKLLVTEGWLWPFYVSPRGQVYDPRTNNWENMAVGLREGWTGSSVVVYGHLFVVSELERMKLKVYEPENDSWEAIEGPPLPEQICKPFAVNACDCHIYVVGRNLLVAVGHITRLNPKESCKEKWNFSVRWHVIDAPESLSDLTPSSSQVLFA